The window GATGACCTTAAACTGATCCAAAAGAGCTTCATGCAACACGTTTAAGAGTCATAGCTTAAAATTTGTGTGCGTCCCCTTTATCCTTATGTGCCCTAAGAACTGCTGGAATAGTGGTTCCATAAGGATTGCAGAGGGCTCTTCCGAAGTAAATTCATACTTCAGGTCCTACCGGAATCTCTGTgaacttttgttgttgttcattcgCAATTTTCTGTGCTAAAGTTGGACACCTGTGACCTGTGATTTTTAGGGCCGttaggcatgtgtgtgtgaccaCAGAAATCGGTTGTATGTTTTCCCTGCCactgtttacagtaataatttcctGAATTCCCTGAATGCAGCGACATCACTCTGGTTTGTGAGTTATGATGGTGTGAGTGAGATGAAAACTGCACATTTAGGTACTCATTTATTAAGCTTACATGTAAACTGATGATGTTTGAATGCCTCTTGGACCAtgctaaaaggttcttcacattgttgAAAACCCTTGTAGATTTTtctgtatggaaccaaaaaGGATTCtactatataatatttttttttaattgaaaaacGAAAACTAataatatattgatattttgtCTTAATCAGGCATTCTCTGAAAGATGACACTGATGAAGGTGGCCGTGCACAAAAAAGCTTGAAAGATGGCATTTGGGAGAATCGTCCTGGCTCTGCATCTATTAAGCCACCACTTGCCCGCTCACTTTTCATAAAGGAGGAGTTCCTGAACCAGAAGCATCGCTCCCTTGGACAACAGTCACCCCTTTCATTGGCCAACTTGGAAACTGTGGGTCTGCTTAATCATAGTCAGACACAGCATCTCTTATTTCGTGATGGCTCATGGGTAAAACCTCAATTAGATAGTTTACTAAAGCTTAAACAGGCTGGCAACAACCTTGCTGATTTAAAGGACCTGCCACTTTTTTTGGAGAACAATGGTGTGGTTACTAAGGGTACCCATGCCTCCCATGACAAAACTCTTGATACCTCTATCATCACAGTGAAGAATGAGGCTGGAAACTCTGCTCCAGTGGACCTAAAGATCCCACAAGTTAAGGGTATGGATCTCTCCTGGGATTGCCATGGAAACACCTCTGATCTCTATAATTATAACTCCATGGCTGTGAGCAGTGTACACGCAGAGAATTGTCTAAGCAAGAAGCTTAGGGCTATCTTACCCAAACAGAGCCGTAGAGCAGGCTTGGGAGGCCTCCTTGATGGAAGTGTCATGGGTGAGTATTGGAGCACAGATGCTGACCAGTCAACATCTGGACCACAGTATGCAACCTCAGATCCAGAAGCAGATCCAACAGGCTCCAAACAGCCACGGAAGAAGAGAGGCCGCTACCGCCAGTATAACAGTGAGATCTTAGAAGAGGCTATTGCTGTGGTGATGAGTGGGAAAATGAGTGTTTCAAAGGCACAGAACATCTATGGTATTCCCCATAGTACCCTGGAGTacaaagtgaaagagaggaTGGGCACACTGAAGAACCCACCAAAGAAGAAGCTTAAACTAATGATGAGAATGGAGGGGCAAGACTCTGGAATCACTGCAGAAACTGAAATTACATCAAAACCAACCACTACTTCCAGTGCAGTGGAAAAGGATGTGTTGCAGGAAGTGGGAGAGACAAaagatgtgtaaataaaatacacaaagTAACAAAGTTGGAGAGAAACTAACAAAACTCAGTTCTTAAATGAAAATAGACAGGGCTTTAAATGTGCCAATTTACTTTGCAGTATCTGGGTGAGCACAAATGCAGGGATCCAATAACTGGGGATAAAAAGCTATTTTTTTTAGGTAACTGCTTCTGAAAGCCATAGATGAATCAAAACCAGACATTTTATTAGAAGAAATAGGGAACAAGAAGGAGGAGCAGGCTCATTAACCTGTGCTTGTTTGcctctttccctctgtctgcCATTATTGGGCAGTATTCTGTTATGATGAATGAAAAAACGGGGAGCAGCAGGTGAGAAAAAGGGTTGAAATGTGCCCTTAaaaatgaacttttttttttttctttttgtaactacagctctctctctcccacagtTTGTGAGGTAACTTTTAAAACTATGAAACCTAACCGAATAAGGAAGACTTATgatatgttgtgtgtgtgtgtaaaaaaaaaaaaaaaattaatatatatatatatatatatatatatatattaatatatatatatattatatatatatatatatatatatatatatatatataggatgtGCGTGTtgcgctgtcacacaaaaacatgtAGGAGGGAgtacttttaaacttttaatcgaagtaaaatgtaaaataatttataatagtcATTTTCTACTGGTTTCTTCattatgaaattttgacacaatgtaaagaactgctgCCCAATTGAGGAAAAGCGGCAAAATAGGTaataaggtttttgcatgacagcgacgtgtgtgtgtaatatatatatatatatatatatatatatatatatatatatatatatatatataaaaaatatgggGCTGTTAAATGTGatcaaaaatatttttgaaagCACTGAAAGCACACATCCAtccgtacatacatacatacatacatacatatatatatatatatatatatatatatatatatatatatatatatatatattgtgtcatggttctgtgtgtgtgtgtgtgtgtgtgtgtgtgtgtgtgtgtgtgtgtgtatatgtatatgtgtgtatatatatatatatatatatatatatatatatatatatatatatatatatatatatataaatttacacacacaaaatctttttaaataatgttgCTTGTGAATAGAAATTCAGGGATGCATGATGGTGAAAAATTTATGaaacattttcttttacttttgcGCTTTCTTTTGCACTGTACTTTCAGTCTGGCCCTTACCAGACCACAGTTTTTGCGCTTAGACCTGATTACCTCAACATTTAATAGTCTGTGTCTTTTAATAGtctttcttttgtttacccttttTAAAGATCATAGTTGACTTTTAACCACACCAATGGACTTACTTCTCATTCTTGTTTACTTAAATTATACAAGAGAGGGTGTAAgttgattttttgtttgtttgtttgtttgtttgttttttcctcatTGATGCTTTAAAGTAATTTATtgacatttgtgtttgtttcaaaAAAGAGGAGTGGGCAGGTGTAACCTTTTAGTAGAAATTTTAGTAGAAGGCCAATTCTTATCCCTCAAAagaattgttattattatttaatactcAGGGCAACTGAGAAATACCATTCACATATTTAGATGGAAATATAAACACCATCCCATTTTGTCAGGACGGGACATTATGCAGGGTGTAGATTAGGTCTAGCTGAgccttttaaaatataaaacatcagTGGTATTGAAAAATATACATAATTGTGTGCTTTGTTGAAAGTTCGGCAGGAAACCTCTGAGAATAGCACTTTGTGAAAGGAACATTTTTGGAAATATGAGCTGTTGTAGTAGCAGGCAGAATAAACGAAGGATGGAAGAAGCAGAGGGTAAGATTAGTGCAACACATTTATACTAGAGCTCAAATCCAAACATATTCTTTTCTTTCAATTACCTCTTCAATGTACCCTGGTTGACAGCTTGAATTCTGTGGTTTTTCTAATGTATTTGTCTCTGTCTGACTGTCCTCTTACTTTTAAAATATCTCTTACTGATATTTTAAACTACATAATCCAACTTCTGTAGAgcagaaaagtttatttatgTGACTTTGTCTGTTTTTTGCTTCACTGCCTGATGCTCACCTAGTCTGTGACAATGTTGTCTAAACTGTGCATCAGTTTACATCTACTGCATGGTTTCAAAAATGAAacctataaatatattttatttgattattttctttacattatattatgTGAAATATAAAATGGCATGCACCTATTTATATGGGTTTTTGTGGTTATGGGGTAAATTTCATAAATCAAAATGTGAATTAGGCTGAAGGGGAGGTGAGGCCTTCTGAAAACAAACTACAGCCACTGGCAAATATCCTATCCTATAATACGACTCTTAAGATGACTGGCAAATAGTAAATGAGAGGCGGCAAACCTGTGGACCACACCGGAGTGCAGATAATAATTGTAGAATTATAATTGTATAAAAATACTTCACTGCAGTTATGTCATAAACTATTTACATAATTTCACATGTACATCTCTTTATACAcatcatgattattatttttattaaaaaaacacttaatCAGCTTCAGGTTGGTCACCCCTGCACGGCATAATCAACCATGAAATGCACTAACACTTTCTTAATGCTAAGCATTTGAAGTGTCTAATAGGGATTCACTCGTGTCTTCTTGGGCACATGCATCTTCAAGCTTAATTTAATTTGCTTTATTATGCATTTTGTTTCATTGCTGAATAGAAACTATTATGGGCACACTTGCAAAATGCATGACCTATTTGCTCATACATCTTATTTTTGTAAGCTGTATGTGCAAATCGAAATCCTGAATGCTGTCATTTGTTAATTGACACTTAAGAAACAAAGGACTGGCATGTTTTCCTTAAATCTTTGTCTCCTTTGTTAATTGCCTATGCACACATCTGTCCCTTTAAAATAATTGGATTACAGCATGGAACCATAAAATTGTAGATAGAGTGTAGGTGTGTAACCCATGTGGGTGTGtaatctatttatctatttatttatttatttatttatttatttaagttaaaTGAGTGTGggttcctttttttgtttttacttcaACATCATGGAGAACTTTGAGTTTCAACAATTCTCTGTAAAATATGTCATGGTTCTGTGCTGTAACAATGGGTTTAAATCAGTTGTAATTTTCAGCAGTCAAATCTGCATGTGGTGCatgccatttttattttttaattttaaaaaaattaagccGCTGGGCTAGCAGATTCTcatgtgttttctttgtttttatgtaTACATGAATGTAACGGACCTACTAAATTCACTTAATGTACAATTAGAATTGCATCCTGTTTGGGATGAGTATTCATTACACAGTATATTTCACGGTCATTGtacatttcccttgagtttgtTTTTACATGAATGTAACGGACCTACTAAATTCACTTAATGTATCataggtttttttgtttttttgctgcttgCATTTTAATGGTTGTTACTCTGCACCATACACTCGTAGCCTTCAATACAATGTACTGTATCTCAGGATAGATTGGATTAAAAGGGCAGCAATATTTGTCAGTCGGTGAATGTTATAGGCTTAACCACCTGTATTAAAAAATGTGTGAGCATATACATATAGATAAATGGCTTTCTTGGTTCAACTGCTATACCTCAACCTTGGAAAACATATTCCATTATGTGCCTCACTTTCAAGAAAGCCAGAGGGAGGGATAAAGGCATAGTCAACTTACTGCttactccctctctttctccttgcTTGTGAGAGAAGATTGCAAGAAATATTGTTGTTTTATCAGGCTGACTGACTAATACTTGCACCCTTTTTATTCAGGTGCTTTCTTAGAAAATGATACACCCAGTCGGGTTTGTGCCAATAACACGTCTTTCactaaaattatttattaattattctgaatattatttataaatatttattattacgtTTTATCTTCATGACATGATCTAGATTAATCGTGTGATGTTTGTGGTCTAGGTGCATCAggcatttgtcttttttatacTGAACACAAACCATTACTGGTATTTTCTTTTCCTGAGGTACAGGACAGGAGTCCCAAAGGGGAGAAACGAGGACATCTAATAAacagttagttttttttttttattgtttccattatatttgtttttattggaAATGTCCCAGATTTTTCTTGGTATTGCTCTGCACTGTATGTCCAGTTAACAACATTACCTCAGGTCAGAACTCTCCAGAGCAGCTGATTGTACAGTAATTTTACAAATCAGGACTTTTACTGTACTTTCTTTGGTGTTTCTGGTAACTTGGCTACAATTTTATGGAAGCAGATGTTAAATGATTTTAGGCATTTTTCTATtaaaggaaaatgttttttatttacataactCTTTTGAATGCAACTTCACTGTTTTAGAAGACTTAGAAAGGCTTAGAAAGCTAAGCgcacatttaaatatgtaaggATTGgcagtataaatacacacatagaGGCATGTACACTATCTATGACAAGTTAAATGGTTTTCAGAATATCTTTCTTAGATGAGGGCTGTGGATTTATCAAAGAAATGAAAGGAGCATACAAAAAAAGTACAATTAGAATTGCATCCTGTTTGGGATGAGTATTCATTACACAGTATATTTCACTGTCATTGTAAATTTCCCTTGAGTTTGTTTTGACACTTTTTTGGTAGAAgtattcatatttgttcagaCATATTTATGAGTATGTGAAACAccattattatttctttttttccatgttGGTCATAAATCAGAGGGTAGTGCCCAAAGGGATTGTTGAAAACCTCAGTAAGAGCAAAGAGTATTAAATATAAATtccactttattttttattctctagaatgatgataacacattaaatgtaacatttcagCTTGATGAGAAGTGAAGGCAATTacaatactatatactatacaaaTACTCAATTTGGTGCTTTCCCTTTAACTATGAGTTTCAGAAAAGGTATTTGAAGGGCTAATTGAAAGGTACTTCACATGTTTTTACTGTTGTGTTACATCTGCAGTGTAATTAGGACTGCCTTTGATTGAAATCAGGTTAACTGCCATTTAATGCATGAGCTAAGTATTTTAACAAATTAGTTAGAAAATACTATATGCTTAAGCATCTTACAAAATAACAGCCCATAACAATGTCAAGGTGATTTAGTATCTAAATGTTGGTTTATTATATCTATAATTTTTATTGACAAAATTTAGATTTGACAAAATTAGTAATTTTATATTAGAGAAGGAAAATTAACAGTGCAATTACATAGTGATGTTAACAGACAGATCAGCTAGAATATAGGctataatagaataatagaatATAGGGTATAATAAAGgcttcataaaaaaacaaacaaaaaaaacctttggAATACTGAGTTAGATACATAAAGGATATTAGACAGGACTACATTTTATGGTAGTCTTTAGGTTAATTGAAAATCAGACAGTCCAAGAGACAGACTAATTATTGAAATTTCTGGTATATCCAATTGAGTTTTTTCTTAGTAGAAGGGTGAATGATACACAGAAGTATCTTTAAAGTGTCAAGCGTAGAGAGTAGGTGGAACCTAAGGGGGGGAATGTAAGGTCAGCAGGTCATGTTTTTGTATTACATGAACACTGATACCCATGGAGTACACTGTACTAACATACACTTTGTATCAATACCTGACAACCTTTCTAATTAGCAAATTCAGCTACTGTCAGGTCAATCCACTTTTGATTCAGGTGTTCAGCTGATCACAATTTGTATAATCTTTGCTGAAGCACTAATTAAATTATACAATATGGATTTTAAGATCATTAAGATCTACCATGCCTGATTGCAAGTAGCATATTCGATAGTAGAGTGTGCACAAAATAGGTATGTTATAAAAGTAGTGTACTAGGTTATAAGTGCTGACCTCATGATTTGCAGTGACAATCATTGGCAGCATCATTCTCCTAGATAAAGGTGGGCCTTCCCTTATAATAATGTGTTTCACTTCAGCAAATGTTTCCATATGTTCAATAAATGACTAAAATGTGACATTGACATTGCTTTCTAAATGTTTGGAGGTCATATTTAGCCTTGAGCCAACTTAATTCAATAGTTTGAAACTTTTTTTGGAAATTTGTAAATCTAAATTAACCTTTTCCCatgtatttaaattaaattaatttaaattaaatctCTTTTTCAAAAACAACACCTAGTTTGAATAAACTCAAGGGAATGATACATGACAAAACAAATAGGCTTTCTTTGAGGTTTCACTTACAGTGTAATACTGACCACACTATCCTTCTTTACCTCCTTTgcattaatgttttaatagtaCAGCATAAAAACTTAAAATTTTCATTGGTCTTTGACCTTTGATGTCAGatatgtatttgtttgtgtaaTGCACTGGTGACT of the Salminus brasiliensis chromosome 25, fSalBra1.hap2, whole genome shotgun sequence genome contains:
- the lcor gene encoding ligand-dependent corepressor isoform X1, translated to MASLCKRQQCTIERRGFRQELDSWRHKLIHCVGFESILEGLFGPGLVKRFTVFQDCAPKCVSDWSFDENCLFCCLRKEKENLSGLNHILSEADRHKSDQSSIIRLEKQAEDFLNAVFSRRADRSRLSDSRIPLVAHEIMQRMIRQFAVEYTSKTSATQDISQPQSKLNCTKDQSLQKVSSLELSVTTPTSLSTGLGINIAASAQNPVLSKLLMADQDSPLDLTVKKPDMNSCNQDGVLDLSTRKNKNRSSICLRTSHAFSIMPVVRGHSLKDDTDEGGRAQKSLKDGIWENRPGSASIKPPLARSLFIKEEFLNQKHRSLGQQSPLSLANLETVGLLNHSQTQHLLFRDGSWVKPQLDSLLKLKQAGNNLADLKDLPLFLENNGVVTKGTHASHDKTLDTSIITVKNEAGNSAPVDLKIPQVKGMDLSWDCHGNTSDLYNYNSMAVSSVHAENCLSKKLRAILPKQSRRAGLGGLLDGSVMGEYWSTDADQSTSGPQYATSDPEADPTGSKQPRKKRGRYRQYNSEILEEAIAVVMSGKMSVSKAQNIYGIPHSTLEYKVKERMGTLKNPPKKKLKLMMRMEGQDSGITAETEITSKPTTTSSAVEKDVLQEVGETKDV
- the lcor gene encoding ligand-dependent corepressor isoform X2 codes for the protein MASLCKRQQCTIERRGFRQELDSWRHKLIHCVGFESILEGLFGPGLVKRFTVFQDCAPKCVSDWSFDENCLFCCLRKEKENLSGLNHILSEADRHKSDQSSIIRLEKQAEDFLNAVFSRRDRSRLSDSRIPLVAHEIMQRMIRQFAVEYTSKTSATQDISQPQSKLNCTKDQSLQKVSSLELSVTTPTSLSTGLGINIAASAQNPVLSKLLMADQDSPLDLTVKKPDMNSCNQDGVLDLSTRKNKNRSSICLRTSHAFSIMPVVRGHSLKDDTDEGGRAQKSLKDGIWENRPGSASIKPPLARSLFIKEEFLNQKHRSLGQQSPLSLANLETVGLLNHSQTQHLLFRDGSWVKPQLDSLLKLKQAGNNLADLKDLPLFLENNGVVTKGTHASHDKTLDTSIITVKNEAGNSAPVDLKIPQVKGMDLSWDCHGNTSDLYNYNSMAVSSVHAENCLSKKLRAILPKQSRRAGLGGLLDGSVMGEYWSTDADQSTSGPQYATSDPEADPTGSKQPRKKRGRYRQYNSEILEEAIAVVMSGKMSVSKAQNIYGIPHSTLEYKVKERMGTLKNPPKKKLKLMMRMEGQDSGITAETEITSKPTTTSSAVEKDVLQEVGETKDV